A window of Rhododendron vialii isolate Sample 1 chromosome 11a, ASM3025357v1 contains these coding sequences:
- the LOC131307000 gene encoding F-box protein At5g07610-like, with the protein MTMKTSREETKPIADGTPPQTSPAADLIANNFDVLTQILLRLPAKSLIRFKSVSKHWFSLLSDSQFASAHSRLNPKPLISSFYFYYNERLESVSLNGSPTLPSLSFLRHLTGDYTILQSCNGLLSIKNVQLVDDCVEAQYIVCNPITQKFHLLARPGGDCDESCCLAFDPSKSPHYKVVFLVWRLGVSFVSLEMDIYSSETACWKNISSMDKFRKILNGAFWNGAIYWLCDQYNLLRFDVETEKVMMIPYMPSSSSGRILSPYNTRYFGECGWSGRLLLIQSQSHFGARLKIWEMDKDYCRWNVKFHVDLKTLIAEFPEMGSKTRCKFTLMGVVEGEKEDDFVLILAIPGRRFVIITVVMVESYGKLSISISVSELIQQSYCSYTTVDRTVLVLTFVQIGRNFLSNYGTPKENFRLALDFKSVLETRGPIDNLVFFLELVSSNIYIIDQHKVSLEVEVILNPEED; encoded by the exons ATGACAATGAAAACATCTCGTGAAGAAACAAAGCCGATCGCCGACGGTACTCCGCCGCAAACCTCACCGGCGGCTGACCTAATAGCCAACAACTTCGACGTCCTCACCCAAATCCTTCTCCGTCTACCGGCCAAATCCCTGATCCGATTCAAGTCCGTGTCCAAGCACtggttctctctcctctccgaCTCCCAATTTGCCTCCGCCCACTCCCGCCTAAATCCTAAACCCTTGATCTCGTCCTTTTATTTCTACTACAACGAAAGACTCGAATCAGTTTCCCTCAACGGCAGCCCTacccttccctctctctccttcctacGTCACCTCACAGGTGATTACACGATTCTACAGTCGTGCAACGGTTTACTGTCGATCAAGAACGTACAACTTGTTGATGATTGTGTTGAAGCGCAATACATCGTTTGTAACCCGATCACACAGAAATTCCATTTACTAGCTCGCCCAGGTGGAGATTGTGACGAATCATGTTGCTTAGCTTTCGATCCATCAAAATCGCCTCACTACAAAGTTGTATTTCTTGTTTGGCGACTTGGAGTCTCTTTTGTCTCTTTGGAGATGGATATATACTCATCAGAGACTGCGTGTTGGAAGAATATATCTTCAATGGACAAGTTTAGAAAAATTTTGAATGGTGCGTTTTGGAATGGAGCTATCTATTGGCTATGTGACCAATATAATCTGTTGAGATTTGACGTCGAGACAGAGAAGGTGATGATGATTCCGTACATGCCAAGTAGTAGTAGTGGTAGAATTCTCTCTCCATACAACACTAGGTATTTTGGAGAATGCGGCTGGAGTGGCCGTTTGCTTCTGATTCAGAGTCAATCGCATTTTGGCGCGAGATTAAAAATCTGGGAGATGGACAAGGACTACTGCCGTTGGAATGTCAAGTTTCATGTCGATCTCAAGACCTTGATAGCTGAATTCCCTGAGATGGGAAGTAAAACGCGGTGTAAATTTACATTGATGGGTGTTGTCGAGGGAGAGAAGGAAGATGACTTTGTGCTTATCTTGGCTATCCCGG GGAGGCGGTTTGTTATAATTACAGTAGTTATGGTAGAAAGCTATGGTAAACTCTCAA TATCAATCTCTGTATCAGAGTTGATCCAACAATCATACTGCAGCTACACAACTGTTGATCGAACTGTCCTAGTATTGACGTTTGTGCAAATTGGtagaaattttttgtcaaattatgGCACCCCTAAAGAGAATTTTCGGCTAGCACTTG ACTTCAAATCGGTGTTGGAGACAAGGGGACCCATAGACaatcttgtcttttttttagaactagTAAGTAGCAATATCTATATTATAGACCAGCACAAGGTGTCATTGGAGGTTGAAGTCATCCTTAATCCAGAGGAGGATTAG